In Phenylobacterium koreense, one DNA window encodes the following:
- the lspA gene encoding signal peptidase II, which yields MKAVSKIGWAAYALAAFVIVADQISKYWILYVYDLPSRFTTPIAGPFSLTMVWNKGVSFGLFRAEVDLARWVLTIFSVGVAIALAIWVRKVQRPLLGVGLGLVIGGAIGNAIDRVRFGAVVDFLDFQRLGFFPWVFNVADSAITVGVVFLLLDSMRKESAA from the coding sequence TTGAAAGCAGTTTCGAAAATCGGCTGGGCCGCCTACGCGCTGGCGGCCTTCGTCATCGTCGCAGACCAGATCTCCAAGTACTGGATTCTCTACGTCTACGACCTGCCCTCGCGGTTCACCACGCCGATCGCCGGCCCGTTCTCCCTGACCATGGTCTGGAACAAGGGCGTCAGCTTCGGCCTCTTCCGCGCCGAGGTTGACCTGGCCCGCTGGGTGCTGACGATCTTCTCGGTCGGCGTGGCCATCGCTCTGGCCATCTGGGTTAGAAAGGTTCAGCGGCCGCTGCTGGGCGTCGGCCTTGGCCTGGTCATCGGCGGGGCGATCGGCAACGCCATCGACCGCGTCCGCTTCGGCGCCGTGGTCGATTTCCTCGACTTCCAGCGGCTCGGCTTCTTCCCCTGGGTGTTCAACGTGGCCGATAGCGCCATCACCGTCGGGGTGGTCTTCTTGTTGCTCGATTCCATGCGTAAGGAATCTGCGGCTTAA
- a CDS encoding GreA/GreB family elongation factor, with protein MATRTKARPKVRVTESDFDKLTAVSQAPRAPTPGAELLIEELERFSIVPDHSDRRLKFVRLGSKVTYRDLSLQKERTVRVGLPGEADVDENRISVLAPVGAALIGLTVGDVFRWTGPDEKLREIEVLAIED; from the coding sequence ATGGCCACCAGGACCAAGGCCCGCCCCAAGGTGCGGGTGACCGAGAGCGATTTCGACAAGCTGACCGCCGTCAGCCAGGCGCCGCGGGCGCCGACCCCCGGCGCCGAACTGCTGATCGAGGAGCTGGAGCGCTTCTCCATCGTGCCCGACCACTCCGATCGGCGGCTGAAGTTCGTGCGGCTGGGCTCGAAGGTGACCTATCGCGACCTTTCGCTGCAGAAGGAGCGGACGGTGCGGGTCGGCCTGCCGGGCGAGGCGGACGTGGACGAGAACCGGATCTCGGTGCTGGCCCCGGTGGGCGCGGCGCTGATCGGCCTGACCGTGGGGGACGTGTTCCGCTGGACCGGGCCGGACGAGAAGCTGCGCGAGATCGAGGTGCTGGCGATCGAGGATTGA
- the ileS gene encoding isoleucine--tRNA ligase, whose protein sequence is MADDAEKPSRDYRETVFLPETPFPMRAGLPQKEPQILAKWAELDLYRAVRAERQRAGAPLFVLHDGPPYANGAIHIGHALQKTLKDFVVRSRFLLGYDVDYVPGWDCHGLPIEWKIEEELRSQGRRKDEVSKAEFRTRCREYASHWIDVQREGFKRLGVIGDWENRYATMDYSSEAAIVAEFHKFVASGQLYRGSKPVMWSPVERTALADAEVEYHDHVSPTIWVKFPVVEGSDAARGASVVIWTTTPWTIPANRAISYSDGIDYAVYEVEAMEEGLEFEPWAKAGDKLILAEKLAGDVFKAARIAKARRVEAVDCQGMVCEHPLAALDTHYAFQVPLLEGDHVTDDAGTGFVHTAPGHGADDYLVWLAHGHREIPETVDPDGAYYPHVALFAGLKVLETEGKKAGKFGPANGAVMDKLIEAGALLARGRLEHSYPHSWRSKAPVIFRNTPQWFIRMDEPVDTRQLGGRTLRETALEAIEATTFYPAGGKNRIRSMVETRPDWLISRQRAWGAPLAMFVDKETGQPLHDPAVDARIIAAIAAEGADAWFTRPVSDFLGEHEPERFEKVEDILDVWFDSGSTHAFTLENRAHTRWPADLYLEGSDQHRGWFQSSLLESSGTRGRAPYDAILTHGFTMDENGEKMSKSKGNVVDPEVVIRESGAEIIRLWAAMIDYSDDSRIGKTVLQTTSDAYRKLRNTVRYMLGALADYTPDEAVELDQMPPLERFILHRLWELDGQVRAAYQGYVFQDVIRPLIEFCQNELSSLFFDIRRDSLYCDQPGELRRRAARTVMDAVFERLTAWLGPLIPFTMEEAWTTRYPQGHSNALRVIPETPAEWANPAEAERWAKVQAVTSVVTGALEIERREKRMGAALEAAPRVHVADADLLAAFDGLDAAEVFRTSQATLVAGEGPAEAFRLSEVPGVAVEPLRAEGAKCARSWRILPEVGSDPRYPDLSLRDAAAVAAWDAARA, encoded by the coding sequence ATGGCCGACGACGCCGAAAAGCCTTCGCGCGACTACCGCGAAACCGTCTTCCTCCCGGAAACCCCGTTCCCGATGCGCGCCGGTTTGCCGCAGAAGGAGCCGCAGATCCTGGCCAAGTGGGCGGAGCTCGACCTCTACCGCGCGGTCCGCGCCGAGCGGCAGCGCGCCGGCGCCCCGCTTTTCGTGCTGCACGACGGCCCGCCCTACGCCAACGGCGCGATCCACATCGGCCACGCCCTGCAGAAGACCCTGAAGGACTTCGTCGTCCGCTCGCGCTTCCTGCTCGGCTACGACGTCGACTACGTCCCCGGCTGGGACTGCCATGGCCTGCCGATCGAGTGGAAGATCGAGGAGGAGCTGCGCAGCCAGGGACGCCGCAAGGACGAGGTCTCCAAGGCCGAGTTCCGCACCCGCTGCCGCGAGTACGCCTCCCACTGGATCGACGTCCAGCGCGAGGGCTTCAAGCGTCTGGGCGTCATCGGCGACTGGGAAAACCGCTACGCGACCATGGACTATTCGAGCGAGGCCGCGATCGTCGCCGAGTTCCACAAGTTCGTGGCCTCCGGCCAGCTCTATCGCGGCTCCAAGCCGGTGATGTGGAGCCCGGTCGAGCGCACCGCCCTGGCCGACGCCGAGGTCGAGTACCACGACCACGTCAGCCCGACGATCTGGGTCAAGTTCCCGGTGGTCGAAGGCTCCGACGCCGCCCGCGGCGCCAGCGTGGTGATCTGGACCACCACCCCGTGGACCATCCCTGCCAACCGCGCCATCTCCTATTCCGACGGCATCGACTACGCCGTCTACGAGGTCGAGGCGATGGAAGAGGGGCTTGAGTTCGAGCCCTGGGCCAAGGCCGGCGACAAGCTGATCCTGGCCGAAAAGCTGGCGGGCGACGTCTTCAAGGCCGCCAGGATCGCCAAGGCCCGCCGCGTCGAGGCCGTCGATTGCCAGGGCATGGTCTGCGAGCATCCGCTGGCCGCCCTGGACACCCACTACGCCTTCCAGGTGCCGCTGCTCGAAGGCGACCACGTCACCGACGACGCCGGTACGGGCTTCGTCCACACCGCGCCGGGTCACGGCGCCGACGACTACCTCGTCTGGCTGGCCCATGGTCATCGCGAGATCCCCGAAACCGTCGATCCGGACGGGGCCTACTATCCGCACGTGGCGCTCTTCGCCGGCCTCAAGGTGCTGGAAACCGAAGGCAAGAAGGCCGGCAAGTTCGGCCCCGCCAACGGCGCGGTCATGGACAAGCTGATCGAGGCCGGCGCCCTGCTGGCCCGCGGCCGGCTGGAGCACTCCTACCCGCACTCCTGGCGCTCCAAGGCGCCGGTGATCTTCCGCAACACGCCCCAGTGGTTCATCCGCATGGACGAGCCGGTGGACACCAGGCAGCTCGGCGGGCGCACACTGCGCGAGACCGCGCTGGAAGCCATCGAGGCCACCACCTTCTATCCGGCCGGCGGCAAGAACCGCATCCGTTCCATGGTCGAGACCCGGCCCGACTGGCTGATCAGCCGCCAGCGGGCCTGGGGCGCGCCGCTGGCCATGTTCGTCGACAAGGAGACCGGCCAGCCGTTGCACGATCCGGCCGTCGACGCCCGTATCATCGCGGCCATCGCCGCCGAGGGCGCCGACGCCTGGTTCACCCGGCCGGTCAGCGACTTCCTGGGCGAGCACGAGCCCGAGCGCTTCGAGAAGGTCGAGGACATCCTCGACGTCTGGTTCGACTCCGGCTCGACCCACGCCTTCACGCTGGAGAACCGCGCCCACACCCGCTGGCCCGCCGACCTCTATCTGGAAGGCTCCGACCAGCACCGCGGCTGGTTCCAGTCCTCGCTGCTGGAAAGCTCGGGCACCCGCGGCCGCGCGCCCTACGACGCGATCCTCACCCATGGCTTCACCATGGACGAGAACGGCGAGAAGATGTCCAAGTCCAAGGGCAACGTCGTCGATCCGGAAGTGGTGATCCGCGAATCCGGGGCCGAGATCATCCGCCTCTGGGCGGCGATGATCGACTATTCGGACGACAGCCGCATCGGCAAGACGGTGCTGCAGACCACCTCCGACGCCTATCGGAAGCTGCGCAACACCGTGCGCTACATGCTGGGCGCCCTGGCCGACTACACGCCGGACGAGGCGGTCGAGCTCGACCAGATGCCGCCGTTGGAGCGCTTCATCCTGCATCGCCTGTGGGAGCTCGACGGCCAGGTTCGCGCCGCCTACCAGGGCTATGTCTTCCAGGACGTCATCCGGCCGCTGATCGAGTTCTGCCAGAACGAGCTCTCGTCGCTGTTCTTCGACATCCGCCGCGACAGCCTCTACTGCGACCAACCCGGCGAGCTTCGCCGCCGCGCGGCCCGCACCGTGATGGACGCGGTGTTCGAGCGCCTGACCGCCTGGCTCGGCCCGCTCATCCCCTTCACCATGGAAGAGGCCTGGACCACCCGCTATCCGCAGGGCCACTCCAACGCCCTGCGCGTGATCCCGGAGACCCCGGCCGAGTGGGCCAATCCGGCCGAGGCCGAGCGCTGGGCCAAGGTCCAGGCCGTGACCTCCGTGGTCACCGGGGCGCTTGAGATCGAGCGCCGCGAAAAGCGCATGGGCGCGGCCCTGGAAGCGGCCCCGCGCGTCCACGTCGCCGACGCCGACCTGCTGGCCGCCTTCGACGGCCTCGACGCCGCCGAGGTCTTCCGGACCAGCCAGGCGACCCTGGTCGCCGGCGAAGGCCCGGCCGAAGCCTTCAGGCTCTCCGAGGTCCCCGGCGTGGCGGTCGAGCCGCTCCGCGCCGAGGGCGCCAAGTGCGCCCGCTCCTGGCGCATCCTGCCGGAGGTCGGTTCCGACCCCCGCTATCCGGACCTCTCCCTGCGTGACGCCGCCGCGGTGGCCGCCTGGGACGCTGCGCGCGCTTGA